A single genomic interval of Macadamia integrifolia cultivar HAES 741 chromosome 6, SCU_Mint_v3, whole genome shotgun sequence harbors:
- the LOC122081259 gene encoding NAC domain-containing protein 71-like isoform X1, which yields MGGASLPPGFRFHPTDEELVGYYLKRKIEGLEIELEVIPEIDLYKFDPWELPDKSFLPKRDMEWFFFCPRDRKYPNGSRTNRATGAGYWKATGKDRKIVCQSAVTGFRKTLVFYRGRAPLGDRMDWVMHEYRICNDLSQGSSVFQGAFALCRVVKKNDHGQKMSDHQGGSKPKRAGVTSARGNSTASGISTELLSNPGESSSQASNLHNGSNYSSPVTSPFEITKVPEFEQASNKTDVGGLWVSPNLILDSSKDYPWCQHVGSEFFHQHDFLNSTSWQHSNSAEISPSSSYSNFMEEVDLADDLSRMSCMSPYSGPTNYMNFYGDEDRTYQSFNSTDSQRNEDQFVNGFEAWNPTPICRQSSGDGSLGELSGLWLQEDNLVIVM from the exons ATGGGAGGAGCATCACTTCCCCCTGGTTTTCGGTTCCACCCGACAGATGAGGAGTTGGTGGGTTATTACTTAAAGAGGAAGATCGAAGGACTTGAGATTGAACTTGAAGTTATCCCCGAGATAGATCTATATAAATTTGATCCATGGGAGTTACCAG ACAAATCATTCCTCCCAAAACGGGATATGGAATGGTTCTTCTTCTGTCCCAGGGATCGTAAATATCCAAACGGTTCACGTACAAATAGAGCCACCGGAGCTGGCTATTGGAAAGCCACCGGAAAAGACCGCAAAATAGTGTGTCAATCTGCTGTGACTGGGTTTAGGAAGACTTTAGTGTTCTATCGTGGACGAGCACCTTTAGGAGATCGGATGGACTGGGTGATGCATGAATACCGTATTTGTAATGATCTTTCTCAAGGATCATCTGTTTTTCAG GGAGCTTTTGCTTTGTGTCGTGTAGTTAAGAAGAACGATCATGGACAGAAGATGAGTGATCACCAAGGAGGATCCAAACCCAAAAGGGCAGGGGTCACTTCTGCCAGAGGGAACTCCACAGCATCAGGAATATCGACTGAGCTCTTAAGCAACCCCGGAGAAAGTTCATCTCAAGCTTCTAACCTACACAATGGAAGTAACTATTCAAGCCCTGTTACTTCCCCATTTGAAATTACAAAGGTGCCAGAGTTTGAGCAGGCATCAAACAAGACTGATGTAGGAGGCCTCTGGGTCTCACCTAATCTAATTCTGGATTCTTCAAAG GATTATCCATGGTGTCAACATGTTGGATCTGAATTTTTTCACCAACATGATTTTCTGAACTCTACTTCATGGCAACATTCCAATTCTGCGGAAATCTCTCCCTCATCATCCTACTCTAACTTCATGGAGGAAGTTGATCTCGCAGATGATCTTAGTCGAATGAGCTGTATGTCACCTTATTCAGGACCCACAAACTATATGAACTTTTATGGAGATGAGGACAGAACATATCAGAGCTTCAATTCAACAGATTCACAGAGAAATGAAGACCAGTTCGTCAATG GGTTTGAAGCTTGGAACCCCACTCCAATTTGCAGACAAAGCAGTGGAGATGGGAGTCTGGGAGAGCTAAGTGGTCTATGGTTGCAAGAGGACAACTTGGTGATTGTTATGTGA
- the LOC122081259 gene encoding NAC domain-containing protein 71-like isoform X2: protein MEWFFFCPRDRKYPNGSRTNRATGAGYWKATGKDRKIVCQSAVTGFRKTLVFYRGRAPLGDRMDWVMHEYRICNDLSQGSSVFQGAFALCRVVKKNDHGQKMSDHQGGSKPKRAGVTSARGNSTASGISTELLSNPGESSSQASNLHNGSNYSSPVTSPFEITKVPEFEQASNKTDVGGLWVSPNLILDSSKDYPWCQHVGSEFFHQHDFLNSTSWQHSNSAEISPSSSYSNFMEEVDLADDLSRMSCMSPYSGPTNYMNFYGDEDRTYQSFNSTDSQRNEDQFVNGFEAWNPTPICRQSSGDGSLGELSGLWLQEDNLVIVM, encoded by the exons ATGGAATGGTTCTTCTTCTGTCCCAGGGATCGTAAATATCCAAACGGTTCACGTACAAATAGAGCCACCGGAGCTGGCTATTGGAAAGCCACCGGAAAAGACCGCAAAATAGTGTGTCAATCTGCTGTGACTGGGTTTAGGAAGACTTTAGTGTTCTATCGTGGACGAGCACCTTTAGGAGATCGGATGGACTGGGTGATGCATGAATACCGTATTTGTAATGATCTTTCTCAAGGATCATCTGTTTTTCAG GGAGCTTTTGCTTTGTGTCGTGTAGTTAAGAAGAACGATCATGGACAGAAGATGAGTGATCACCAAGGAGGATCCAAACCCAAAAGGGCAGGGGTCACTTCTGCCAGAGGGAACTCCACAGCATCAGGAATATCGACTGAGCTCTTAAGCAACCCCGGAGAAAGTTCATCTCAAGCTTCTAACCTACACAATGGAAGTAACTATTCAAGCCCTGTTACTTCCCCATTTGAAATTACAAAGGTGCCAGAGTTTGAGCAGGCATCAAACAAGACTGATGTAGGAGGCCTCTGGGTCTCACCTAATCTAATTCTGGATTCTTCAAAG GATTATCCATGGTGTCAACATGTTGGATCTGAATTTTTTCACCAACATGATTTTCTGAACTCTACTTCATGGCAACATTCCAATTCTGCGGAAATCTCTCCCTCATCATCCTACTCTAACTTCATGGAGGAAGTTGATCTCGCAGATGATCTTAGTCGAATGAGCTGTATGTCACCTTATTCAGGACCCACAAACTATATGAACTTTTATGGAGATGAGGACAGAACATATCAGAGCTTCAATTCAACAGATTCACAGAGAAATGAAGACCAGTTCGTCAATG GGTTTGAAGCTTGGAACCCCACTCCAATTTGCAGACAAAGCAGTGGAGATGGGAGTCTGGGAGAGCTAAGTGGTCTATGGTTGCAAGAGGACAACTTGGTGATTGTTATGTGA
- the LOC122081534 gene encoding aluminum-activated malate transporter 12-like: MEKAGNQVSGEGNVPVKKTSMEILLGKMRRLPGLVWQTTLKVGREDPRRVIHSLKVGLSLTLVSLLYLLEPLFNGIGQNAIWALMTVVVVLEFTAGATLCKGLNRGLGTLAAGMLAFLIELVADKTGNVCRAIFIAVAVFMIGAATTYTRFFPYIKKNYEYGVVIFLLTFNLITVSSYRVHDVLKLAHQRFYTIAIGCGICLFMSLLVFPNWSGEDLHNSTVLKLEGLARSIEACVKEYFQEPESHGIEQNLPDDPIYKGYKAVLDSKSNDETLALHASWEPRHSLHCYRHPWQQYVKLAAVLRHFGYTAVALHGSLHSEIQAPYSVRALFRDPCIRVARGLSKVLMELADSIRNHRRCSPGLLSDQLHEALQDLNIAIKSQPRLFLGSDHNKATNMLAVAAATANHKSKKDSEVRLSSVKTDTSALLEWKSKKSGDQFKESERKTLRPTLSKIVITSLEFSEALPFAAFASLLVEAVAKLDLVIEEVEELGRLASFKEFKTGDEIIVCCDRTQRKNTGVSQPQYTSDMLG; this comes from the exons ATGGAGAAGGCAGGAAATCAAGTTTCTGGGGAAGGTAATGTCCCAGTGAAGAAGACAAGTATGGAGATTTTGTTGGGGAAGATGAGAAGATTGCCTGGGCTAGTGTGGCAAACCACATTGAAGGTTGGTCGAGAAGACCCAAGAAGGGTCATTCATTCATTGAAAGTTGGACTGTCATTGACATTGGTCTCCCTGTTATATCTTTTGGAACCATTGTTCAATGGAATTGGACAAAATGCAATTTGGGCCCTCATGACTGTAGTTGTGGTGCTTGAGTTCACTGCAG GGGCTACCCTTTGCAAGGGATTGAATAGAGGACTTGGTACTCTAGCAGCAGGCATGTTGGCCTTTCTGATTGAATTAGTTGCAGACAAGACCGGAAATGTATGTCGAGCTATTTTCATCGCAGTTGCAGTATTTATGATAG GTGCTGCAACTACATACACAAGATTTTTTCCATATATAAAGAAGAATTATGAATATGGAGTTGTAATTTTTCTCTTAACCTTCAATCTGATAACCGTATCCAGCTATCGTGTCCATGATGTGTTGAAATTGGCACATCAGCGGTTCTACACAATTGCGATCGGCTGTGGTATCTGCCTTTTCATGAGTCTACTGGTTTTTCCAAATTGGTCTGGTGAGGATCTCCACAATTCCACTGTCCTCAAGCTTGAAGGGTTAGCAAGATCAATAGAAG CTTGTGTTAAGGAGTACTTCCAAGAACCAGAAAGTCATGGTATTGAACAAAACTTACCTGATGACCCTATTTACAAGGGTTACAAAGCAGTTCTGGACTCCAAATCCAATGATGAGACCCTG GCATTACATGCAAGTTGGGAGCCTAGGCATTCACTACACTGTTACAGACACCCATGGCAACAGTATGTGAAACTGGCAGCTGTTCTTCGCCATTTTGGGTACACAGCTGTGGctctacatggatccttgcattCTGAAATTCAG GCACCATATTCCGTTCGAGCTCTTTTTAGAGATCCGTGTATCCGAGTAGCAAGGGGACTATCAAAGGTACTCATGGAACTAGCCGACAGTATTAGAAACCACCGCCGCTGCTCTCCGGGGCTACTCTCTGATCAACTCCATGAAGCATTACAAGACCTCAATATTGCCATCAAATCCCAACCTCGATTATTCCTCGGCTCAGATCATAACAAAGCAACCAACATGCTTGCAGTGGCTGCTGCAACTGCAAATCATAAGTCTAAGAAGGATTCAGAGGTAAGATTATCCTCTGTCAAGACTGACACCTCGGCATTGCTCGAATGGAAAAGCAAAAAGTCAGGGGATCAGTTCAAGGAGTCTGAACGTAAAACCTTAAGGCCAACGTTGAGTAAGATTGTTATCACAAGCCTTGAATTTTCTGAAGCCCTCCCTTTTGCTGCCTTTGCTTCTCTGCTAGTGGAGGCAGTGGCAAAACTTGATCTTGTTATTGAAGAGGTTGAAGAATTGGGAAGGTTGGCAAGCTTCAAAGAGTTCAAAACTGGAGATGAAATCATAGTTTGCTGTGACAGGACTCAGAGAAAGAACACTGGAGTTTCGCAACCACAATATACTTCTGACATGTTGGGCTGA